A single genomic interval of Gloeocapsa sp. DLM2.Bin57 harbors:
- the mutS gene encoding DNA mismatch repair protein MutS, whose product MAGSSKKSQQVIIEDYRNIDNNKLTPMYQHYVQVKEQYPNALLLYRVGDFFECFFQDAITIARELELVLTSKEGGKEIGRIAMTGVPHHALERYARLLIEKGYAIAICDQVEDAAQAAAERRIVTREITKVLTPGTLTDDEMLSAKRNNYLAAVVVAKEHWGLAYTDITTGEFLTTQSSNLGDLSLELLRLQPAEVLFPTNSPDLNSLLRHEEKTNDLPEYLPDSLFYSLRSQSRFSLAEAKPRLLTYFKLRSLEGIGCEHLPLAIRAAGGLLQYLEETQKAHQVPLQTPRTYNLSDYLILDHQTRRNLEITQTVRDGTYHGSLLWALDRTCTAMGGRTLRRWLLQPLIDRQWILARQETITELSKNLSLREDIRQILKNIYDLERLSGRIGAGTANAKDLIGLAESLFRLKELSELVTSCQSIYLRALQQVPPDLEAIAQQITTYLVESPPQLLKEGGLIRDGINPELDQLRQNLLEDKEWLTNLELTEREKTRISNLKVGYNKTFGYYLSLPRSKADQVPPNYERKQTLLNEERYITAELKSRETRILTTQEDLNELEFEIFNNLRAEVAEKVSKIRDIAKAVAAVDVLAGLAEIAVTQGYCRPEINQARQMKIIDGRHPVVEQSLGAGFFVPNSTTMGESNPDSPDLIILTGPNASGKSCYLRQVGLIQLMAQMGSYVSATSASLGICDRIFTRVGAVDDLATGQSTFMVEMNETANILNHATPKSLVLLDEIGRGTATFDGLSIAWAVAEYIATEIQSKTIFATHYHELNELASILDNVANYQVTVKELSDEIIFLHQVTPGGADRSYGIEAGRLAGLPPVVIQRAKQVMSQIEQHSKIALGLRQGNSRG is encoded by the coding sequence ATGGCAGGGTCATCGAAGAAGTCTCAGCAAGTAATCATAGAAGACTATCGCAACATAGATAACAATAAGCTGACTCCCATGTATCAGCATTATGTCCAGGTCAAGGAACAATACCCCAACGCTCTATTATTATATAGAGTAGGTGACTTTTTTGAATGTTTCTTTCAAGACGCAATCACCATCGCTAGAGAATTAGAATTAGTTCTCACCAGTAAAGAAGGTGGTAAAGAAATTGGACGCATCGCGATGACGGGAGTACCCCACCACGCCTTAGAACGTTACGCGCGCTTACTGATAGAAAAAGGCTACGCCATCGCCATTTGTGACCAAGTAGAAGACGCAGCCCAAGCAGCAGCAGAAAGACGTATTGTAACTAGAGAAATTACTAAAGTTCTCACCCCAGGTACTCTCACCGACGATGAGATGTTATCAGCTAAACGCAACAACTACTTAGCTGCAGTAGTGGTAGCCAAAGAACATTGGGGATTAGCTTATACAGATATTACCACAGGAGAATTTTTAACCACTCAATCTAGTAATTTAGGAGATTTAAGTTTAGAATTACTGCGTTTACAACCCGCTGAGGTATTATTTCCCACCAATAGTCCTGACCTTAATAGTTTATTACGTCACGAAGAAAAAACCAACGATTTACCCGAATATCTTCCCGATAGTCTCTTTTATTCCCTAAGATCTCAATCACGTTTTAGCCTAGCTGAAGCTAAACCTCGTCTGTTAACCTATTTTAAATTACGTTCCCTTGAAGGTATCGGTTGTGAACATTTACCCCTAGCTATTCGCGCCGCAGGTGGACTGCTACAATACCTAGAAGAAACCCAAAAAGCCCATCAAGTACCCCTACAAACTCCACGTACCTATAATTTAAGCGATTATTTAATCTTAGACCACCAAACCCGACGCAATCTGGAAATTACCCAAACAGTCAGAGATGGGACTTATCACGGTTCGTTACTTTGGGCTTTAGATCGTACTTGTACTGCGATGGGAGGACGAACATTACGCCGTTGGTTATTACAACCCCTAATCGATAGACAATGGATTCTCGCGCGTCAGGAAACTATTACAGAATTAAGCAAAAATTTGAGTTTAAGAGAAGATATCCGTCAAATACTGAAAAATATCTATGATTTAGAACGTTTATCAGGACGGATTGGCGCGGGAACAGCTAACGCTAAAGATTTAATCGGTTTAGCTGAATCTTTATTTAGATTAAAAGAATTATCAGAATTAGTAACTAGTTGTCAGTCTATCTATTTACGCGCTTTACAACAAGTTCCCCCAGATTTAGAAGCGATCGCCCAACAAATTACTACTTATCTAGTTGAATCTCCCCCCCAACTCCTCAAAGAAGGAGGATTAATCCGCGATGGAATTAACCCAGAATTAGACCAATTACGTCAAAACCTTCTAGAGGATAAAGAGTGGTTGACTAATCTAGAATTAACCGAAAGAGAAAAAACTAGAATTAGCAATCTTAAGGTAGGTTATAACAAAACCTTTGGTTATTATTTAAGTTTACCTCGTTCTAAAGCCGATCAAGTCCCTCCTAATTATGAACGTAAACAAACTTTACTTAACGAAGAACGTTATATCACCGCTGAATTAAAGTCTAGAGAAACTCGTATTCTTACTACTCAAGAGGATTTAAACGAGTTAGAATTTGAGATTTTTAATAATCTTAGAGCAGAAGTAGCTGAAAAAGTTAGTAAAATTAGAGATATCGCTAAAGCAGTAGCTGCAGTTGATGTCCTCGCAGGTTTAGCAGAAATAGCCGTAACCCAGGGTTATTGTCGCCCTGAAATTAATCAAGCACGTCAAATGAAGATTATTGACGGGAGACACCCTGTAGTTGAACAATCCCTAGGTGCAGGATTTTTTGTCCCTAATTCCACCACTATGGGTGAGTCTAACCCTGATTCTCCTGATTTAATCATTCTGACAGGACCTAATGCTAGTGGTAAAAGTTGTTATCTGCGTCAAGTAGGTTTAATCCAATTAATGGCGCAAATGGGCAGCTATGTTAGTGCTACTAGCGCTAGTTTAGGAATATGCGATCGCATTTTTACTCGCGTAGGTGCAGTAGATGATTTAGCTACAGGACAATCTACTTTTATGGTAGAAATGAATGAGACAGCCAATATTCTTAATCACGCTACCCCTAAATCCTTAGTCTTACTAGATGAAATTGGTAGAGGCACAGCCACCTTTGACGGTTTATCCATCGCTTGGGCTGTCGCTGAATATATCGCTACAGAAATACAATCTAAAACAATCTTTGCCACTCATTATCACGAACTCAACGAATTAGCCTCAATTTTAGACAATGTCGCTAATTATCAAGTTACCGTCAAAGAACTAAGTGATGAAATCATCTTCTTACACCAAGTAACCCCAGGGGGCGCCGATCGCTCCTACGGTATCGAAGCAGGAAGACTCGCCGGTTTACCCCCTGTCGTTATTCAGCGCGCCAAACAAGTAATGAGCCAAATAGAGCAACATAGTAAAATAGCTCTAGGATTACGTCAGGGAAACTCCAGGGGTTAG
- a CDS encoding TIGR03792 family protein, translating to MVIEWLQFEVVPTAKAIFIEKDDEIYTSFLKGYPGFLGKEIWVSPREETEVIVVIHWESKDAWMSVPEADLIVVEEQFSSAVGADNYRLVEVREYQVRKFRQV from the coding sequence ATGGTTATTGAGTGGTTACAGTTTGAAGTTGTCCCTACCGCCAAAGCAATATTTATCGAAAAAGACGATGAGATTTATACTAGTTTTCTCAAAGGTTATCCAGGTTTTTTAGGTAAAGAAATTTGGGTTAGTCCTCGGGAAGAAACCGAGGTAATCGTGGTGATTCATTGGGAAAGCAAGGACGCTTGGATGTCTGTACCCGAGGCTGATTTAATAGTAGTAGAAGAGCAATTTTCCTCAGCAGTTGGTGCTGATAATTATCGTCTAGTTGAGGTAAGAGAATATCAAGTGAGAAAGTTTCGTCAGGTTTAA
- a CDS encoding PEP-CTERM sorting domain-containing protein, translating to MKKLAFLATTLGAAVLAFPAEAMLIVRQNDSLRFGPVINLDSDPMPDAIALPNSTVSFDVITDTDLDVSNLINPRIAAVSNDHDPNEVSIPNNIVAQISSGAAGSVVGSFSVPTTNVETWPSDGVLDFRVVVPPALRPNLTLSDGLGGTGTFVLEVDVQQPIPEPTTLAASALLLGFGGFLRKKRLEK from the coding sequence ATGAAAAAATTAGCTTTTCTAGCTACGACCCTCGGAGCTGCTGTTTTAGCCTTTCCGGCTGAAGCTATGCTGATAGTTAGACAAAACGATTCACTGCGATTTGGACCAGTAATTAACCTAGACAGTGATCCTATGCCAGATGCTATTGCTTTACCCAACTCTACTGTCAGTTTTGACGTCATTACTGACACAGACTTAGATGTAAGTAACCTTATCAATCCTAGAATTGCAGCTGTTAGCAATGATCATGACCCCAATGAAGTTAGCATCCCCAATAACATTGTTGCCCAAATTAGCAGTGGTGCTGCAGGTTCAGTAGTTGGTTCTTTCTCAGTTCCTACAACCAACGTTGAAACCTGGCCCAGTGATGGTGTACTAGATTTTAGGGTAGTAGTACCACCTGCCCTGCGACCTAATTTAACTCTATCTGATGGGTTAGGAGGTACAGGCACTTTTGTCTTAGAAGTTGATGTTCAACAACCGATTCCTGAACCTACTACCTTAGCTGCTTCTGCTTTACTATTAGGTTTTGGTGGTTTCCTTAGAAAGAAACGTCTAGAAAAATAA
- a CDS encoding NAD-dependent malic enzyme, with protein sequence MVQLTPNPSYSLTIRLELPNQAGTLATVTQAIAEVGGSLGQISLLDRSLKITRRELTVDAYSSEHAEKIVNVIKELPNIKVLKVFDRTFDLHRGGKISIESRLKDLSQTELAMAYTPGVGRICQAIASEPEQVYSLTIKNNTVAIVTDGSAILGLGNLGPEAALPVMEGKAMLFKQFAGINAFPICLATQDTEEIIKTVKNIAPVFGGVNLEDIGAPRCFEIERRLKAETDIPIFHDDQHGTAIVSLAALLNALKLVKKSLKDVKIVLNGAGAAGIAIAKLLKQAGATTIWLCDRQGIISTQRDDLTPEKEEFAVEASGTLADGLVDADVFLGVSAPNVVTAEMVRTMAADAIIFAMANPIPEIQPELIQNDVAIIATGRSDYPNQINNVLAFPGVFRGALDCRARKITPNMCLEAAKAIASLVTTTDLSPEYIIPSVFDNRVATAVAAAVQQAAREEGVARY encoded by the coding sequence ATGGTGCAATTAACCCCCAATCCTAGTTACAGTCTAACTATACGTTTAGAATTACCCAATCAAGCAGGTACTCTAGCTACAGTAACCCAAGCTATCGCTGAAGTAGGCGGAAGTTTAGGACAAATATCTTTACTCGATAGAAGTCTCAAAATTACCCGACGTGAATTAACCGTTGACGCTTATAGTTCAGAACACGCAGAGAAAATTGTCAACGTTATTAAAGAATTACCCAATATCAAAGTCTTAAAAGTATTCGATCGCACCTTTGATTTACATCGAGGAGGTAAAATCAGCATCGAAAGTCGTTTAAAGGATTTATCCCAAACCGAATTAGCCATGGCTTATACACCAGGAGTGGGGAGAATCTGTCAAGCCATCGCCTCTGAACCCGAACAAGTGTACTCTTTAACCATCAAAAATAATACAGTAGCGATCGTTACCGATGGTAGTGCTATCTTAGGATTAGGTAATTTAGGACCAGAAGCAGCATTACCCGTAATGGAAGGGAAAGCGATGTTATTTAAACAATTTGCAGGAATTAACGCCTTTCCCATTTGTTTAGCCACCCAAGATACCGAAGAAATTATCAAAACAGTTAAAAATATTGCTCCCGTGTTTGGGGGAGTCAACTTAGAAGATATTGGCGCACCGAGATGCTTTGAAATCGAACGCAGACTCAAAGCAGAAACCGATATCCCCATCTTTCACGACGATCAACACGGCACAGCCATTGTTAGTTTAGCAGCCCTCTTAAACGCCCTTAAATTAGTCAAAAAAAGCCTAAAAGACGTTAAAATCGTTCTTAATGGGGCAGGAGCAGCAGGAATCGCTATCGCTAAACTCCTCAAACAAGCGGGAGCTACTACCATTTGGTTATGCGATCGACAGGGGATTATTTCCACACAACGTGATGATCTAACCCCCGAGAAAGAAGAATTCGCTGTAGAAGCTAGTGGAACACTCGCCGATGGGTTAGTAGATGCTGACGTTTTTCTCGGGGTAAGTGCTCCTAATGTAGTAACAGCAGAAATGGTGCGTACCATGGCAGCTGACGCGATTATTTTTGCTATGGCTAATCCTATACCAGAAATTCAACCAGAATTGATTCAAAATGACGTAGCCATAATTGCTACAGGTCGTAGTGATTATCCCAACCAGATTAACAACGTCTTAGCCTTTCCAGGAGTATTTCGAGGTGCTCTCGATTGTCGTGCGCGCAAAATCACCCCCAATATGTGTCTAGAAGCAGCCAAGGCGATCGCCTCTTTAGTTACTACCACTGATTTAAGTCCTGAGTATATAATTCCCTCAGTCTTTGATAATCGAGTCGCTACCGCAGTAGCAGCAGCTGTACAACAAGCAGCCCGAGAAGAAGGAGTAGCTCGATATTAA
- a CDS encoding cellulose synthase subunit BcsC → MNLSEFKRSPFMYAVLLLMLVGFATFSVFPIINAVTAKETTNSVNQGYQEELNDRAKGYQLVLAREPQNETALQGLLEIRLKQRDLEAAVTPLETLATLHPDFTEYSILLAQTKQQLADYEGAKVVYQRLLNQNPSDLQALQGMINLLLPLDESETAINLIQKTLSTNKLTGDNLIGVQLLLGQVYALSDRYNEAIAIYDQMIVANQQDFRPLVAKAIVLRNQGDTQTPQDLFTQALSIAPAQYQEQIQELANLRISE, encoded by the coding sequence ATGAATCTCTCTGAGTTTAAGCGCAGTCCTTTTATGTATGCTGTTTTATTACTAATGTTAGTAGGTTTTGCTACCTTTTCTGTGTTTCCGATTATTAACGCAGTAACGGCTAAAGAAACAACTAACAGTGTTAATCAGGGATATCAAGAGGAGTTAAACGATAGAGCCAAAGGTTATCAATTGGTTTTAGCCAGAGAGCCACAAAATGAGACGGCTTTACAAGGTTTATTAGAAATTAGACTCAAACAAAGAGATTTAGAGGCTGCGGTTACTCCTTTGGAAACTTTAGCTACACTTCATCCTGATTTTACTGAATATAGTATCCTCTTAGCTCAAACTAAACAACAATTGGCTGATTATGAGGGAGCAAAGGTTGTTTATCAACGTCTATTGAACCAAAATCCTAGTGATCTTCAAGCTTTACAGGGAATGATTAACTTATTACTTCCCCTAGATGAATCAGAAACCGCTATTAATTTAATTCAAAAAACCTTGAGTACAAATAAGCTCACGGGAGATAATTTAATCGGTGTACAATTATTGTTAGGACAAGTTTACGCCCTAAGCGATCGCTATAACGAGGCGATCGCCATTTATGATCAAATGATTGTCGCTAATCAACAGGATTTTCGCCCCCTAGTTGCTAAAGCGATCGTTTTACGTAATCAAGGAGACACCCAAACCCCTCAGGATTTATTTACTCAAGCTTTATCTATCGCTCCTGCGCAATATCAGGAACAAATTCAAGAGCTAGCTAATTTACGGATTTCTGAATAA
- a CDS encoding DUF2949 domain-containing protein, with protein sequence MNSSTHNNLLKFINQELDIPAGSLAMAIRQSETSLGSLPMILWQYGLINLKQLDLILARMEYCDL encoded by the coding sequence ATGAACTCATCCACACACAACAACTTACTAAAATTCATCAACCAAGAGCTAGATATACCTGCAGGCTCTTTGGCGATGGCTATACGTCAAAGTGAAACATCATTAGGCTCTTTGCCGATGATTTTATGGCAATATGGCTTAATTAATCTCAAACAGTTAGACCTAATTTTGGCTAGAATGGAATATTGTGACTTATAG
- a CDS encoding phycobiliprotein lyase: protein MQIQEFLNLSLGKWFSQRTSYLINPEKADNSKSEITISELNSEHPDLVTLCEKHQIKPQQTYSGIKSAWDNSVDWGKSKEQGFSILVIIPDSAESNTGKILQSTNLKTQPSLSGNYIVGNDDALTLTVETPTLTIKERLWFPSDNLRMRTCLIESHQGWSKTSFYSEIRKLASS, encoded by the coding sequence ATGCAGATTCAAGAATTTTTAAACCTAAGTCTAGGTAAATGGTTTTCTCAACGCACTAGTTACCTAATCAATCCCGAAAAAGCAGACAATAGCAAATCAGAGATAACCATTAGTGAGTTAAATTCAGAGCATCCTGACTTAGTAACCCTTTGTGAAAAACATCAAATTAAGCCACAACAGACTTATAGTGGAATTAAATCAGCTTGGGATAATTCCGTAGATTGGGGAAAAAGCAAAGAGCAGGGATTCTCTATCTTAGTCATCATTCCCGATAGTGCAGAATCAAACACAGGTAAAATTTTACAATCAACCAACCTTAAGACACAACCTAGCTTATCAGGTAACTATATCGTTGGTAATGATGATGCTCTGACTCTCACAGTAGAAACCCCAACTCTAACAATAAAAGAGCGTCTATGGTTTCCTAGTGATAATCTACGTATGCGCACCTGTTTAATTGAATCTCACCAGGGTTGGAGTAAAACCTCTTTTTATTCAGAAATCCGTAAATTAGCTAGCTCTTGA